The Apis mellifera strain DH4 linkage group LG13, Amel_HAv3.1, whole genome shotgun sequence genome includes a region encoding these proteins:
- the LOC724505 gene encoding PAN2-PAN3 deadenylation complex catalytic subunit PAN2 isoform X2: MDYPVLGHYDPSVEATADSGGDEQELLWEETNYILPGDEYVPATEQFGEDFSVAEFHETRTLLADGGDRFGVSTATFDNVEELMWMGNQGGHVTSYYGSGLQKYTSFQVHATQEVRHIHPLDEGILVLTQSLLRCQLRRGIPIFSHTSSNMIDMQCMLQISPTRLLMGGHQEKIIDFNLTRGKETGLVHVGENGCAILRQHSRLICCGNPVGRIDLRDPNTLSIEHTFDTHSASLSDFDVQGNYLVTCGFSNSRQGLSVDRFLMAYDLRQMRALSPVTTLVYPLLLKFLPSYSSRLAVVSPLGQMQLLDTIYANVQPAMTCLYQVATGCAMILSFDVSSTSQCLCFGDSAGSIHLMSTNTPEPQFNTFSRPTEFADPVESIQSISFNDDVTPLSTIPIMYTGHPLLSDWPEEYLKKVYRKTPSIDPEILRTMKMQGTIGYAPNPQAFRRNQIPYNLEKRRGVVTKLFAGDSRSKTDDGTFVAIPKRYRKIEVKYSRLGYDEFDFDQYNRTSFCGLEATLPNSYCNAMLQLLYFCEPVRIALLSHSCQREFCLSCELGFLFHMLDTSRGLPCQAANFLRAFRTVPEAAALGLILSDLHPEAKRKTNLVRLIQSWNRFILHQIHYEVLETRKRQKEEEEAARLKSGPKCPPFVYNEQDFPSILQDIGSRYRSHAEERKKRRKQEGDDKNNKKSIEENEIRDEETEVSRLFGSEQMHIHCCLKCGQEATKHSIMLLCNLVYPELTHPSEEVPFTNVLARSLRPEKITPAWCDNCQKFTPTLQSRQLTKLPQILALNCGLDTQQDKSFWQQQMDIVVQKVLNGKESSPSSSPIPITVKPCRYGNNCTRIGCRFRHIGRDPETITTPPVTPPTTTSTPVSTAATPPSHLYYSHSWIPHNIEISLDTNGELFVEKISSSKNDSNESSKSTDDVIVENGQGDSKIQDSEISGNNSEDKMTENHVIAELDDDDDMEKENKIDDNLNKISKIQYSLNAVVCYIDDKSNEDRRNIVALLRVGPNYHERSVGSAVSQWYIFNDFCISAVTPQEAVWFNLDWKVPCVLHYTAVPAPEPVPFVSPLTYDVFGEDKCIARSGGTRGITFTPLSSDEMPKKGELVGIDAEFVTLNQEEAELRSDGKMSTIKPSHMSVARITCIRGQGPLEGTPFIDDYISTQEQVVDYLTKFSGIQPGDLDANFSSKHLTTLKSTYQKLRFLVDNGIMFVGHGLKNDFRVINLVVPPEQIVDTVLLFHLPHHRMVSLRFLTWHFLGKKIQSETHDSTEDARAALELYRKYKELESSGKLSESLKELYKVGNQLQWKVPDS, translated from the exons ATGGACTACCCGGTTTTGGGCCACTACGACCCGTCCGTAGAGGCCACGGCCGATAGTGGCGGTGATGAACAAGAATTACTTT GGgaagaaacaaattatattttacctgGTGATGAATATGTACCTGCAACAGAACAATTTGGAGAAGATTTTTCAGTGGCTGAATTTCATGAAACTCGTACTTTACTTGCTGATGGGGGGGATAGATTTGGAGTTTCTACTGCCACTTTCGATAATGTTGAAGAACTTATGTGGATGGGAAATCAAGGG gGTCACGTGACATCTTATTATGGATCtggtttacaaaaatatacctCATTCCAAGTTCATGCCACGCAAGAGGTTCGGCATATTCATCCATTAGATGAAGGAATATTAGTTCTGACACAGAGTTTATTAAGATGTCAATTAAGACGTGGCATACCAATATTTTCACATAc ATCATCAAATATGATTGATATGCAATGTATGCTTCAAATCTCACCAACAAGATTACTTATGGGGGGAcatcaagaaaaaataatcgattttaatttgacTAGAGGAAAAGAGACTGGATTA gtACATGTAGGGGAAAATGGTTGTGCAATTTTAAGGCAGCATAGCAGACTTATTTGTTGTGGTAATCCTGTGGGAAGAATTGATCTCAGGGATCCAAATACATTATCAATAGAACATACTTTTGATACTCATAGTGCATCTCTCAGTGATTTTGATGTTCAAGGAAATTATCTTGTTACTTGTGGCTTTAGTAATAG ccGTCAGGGTCTATCAgtagatagatttttaatggCATATGATTTGAGACAAATGAGAGCATTAAGTCCTGTTACAACTTTAGTATATCCCCTTCTATTAAAGTTCCTACCCAGCTATTCCAGCCGTTTAGCTGTTGTATCACCATTGGGACAAATGCAACTTCTTGATACTATCTATGCTAATGTACAGCCAGCCATGACATGTTTATATCAG GTAGCAACTGGTTGTGCAATGATATTATCATTTGATGTATCTTCTACATCTCAATGTCTATGCTTTGGAGATTCAGCAGGTTCTATACATCTTATGTCTACGAATACGCCTGAACCccaatttaatacattttctcG gCCAACTGAATTTGCTGATCCAGTTGAATCAATTCAATCTATATCATTTAATGATGATGTTACACCATTAAGTACAATACCTATTATGTATACCGGGCACCCATTATTAAGTGATTGGCCagaggaatatttaaaaaaagtttatag gAAAACACCATCAATCGATCCTGAAATATTACGTACGATGAAGATGCAAGGAACTATAGGTTATGCCCCAAATCCTCAGGCATTTCGCAGAAATCAA ATACCTTACAATTTGGAAAAACGACGGGGAGTAGTCACAAAGCTTTTCGCGGGGGACTCACGATCTAAAACAGATGACGGCACCTTTGTGGCCATACCTAAGCGTTATCGTAAAATCGAGGTGAAATATTCACGTCTCGGTTACGATGAATTCGATTTTGATCAGTATAATCGCACCAGCTTCTGCGGTCTTGAAGCCACGCTTCCCAACAGCTATTGTAACGCTATGTTGCAG TTACTTTACTTTTGTGAACCTGTGAGAATAGCGTTGCTTTCTCATTCGTGCCAAAGAGAATTCTGCCTGTCTTGTGAGCTAGGATTCCTGTTTCACATGTTGGATACATCTCGAGGATTGCCATGTCAAGCTGCTAATTTTCTTCGAGCTTTTAGAACAGTACCTGAAGCGGCAGCTTTGGGACTTATACTCAGTGATCTCCATCCGGAGgcgaaaaggaaaacaaatttGGTACGATTAATACAG agTTGGAACAGATTTATATTGCATCAGATTCATTATGAAGTTTTGGAAACAAGAAAACGacaaaaagaggaagaagaagctgCTCGATTAAAATCAGGACCAAAATGTCCGCCGTTTGTTTATAATGAACAGGATTTTCCTAGCATTTTGCAAGATATTGGATCTCGATATAGAAGTCAtgcggaagaaagaaaaaaaagaagaaagcaaGAGGGGGATG ataaaaacaacaaaaaatcGATTGAAGAAAATGAGATACGAGATGAAGAGACAGAAGTCAGTCGTTTGTTTGGATCTGAACAAATGCACATACACTGTTGTCTCAAATGTGGGCAAGAAGCTACGAAACATTCCATCATGTTGTTGTGCAACTTAGTTTATCCAGAATTAACACATCCTT cAGAGGAGGTTCCGTTTACAAATGTTCTTGCCCGCAGTTTAAGACCTGAGAAAATTACACCTGCATGGTGTGataattgtcaaaaatttaCACCCACCCTTCAATCTCGACAATTGACTAAACTACCTCAAATATTGGCTCTGAATTGTGGTTTAGATACACAACAG GACAAATCATTTTGGCAACAGCAAATGGATATAGTCGttcaaaaagtattaaatggaaaagaaagtaGTCCATCTTCAAGTCCTATTCCTATTACTGTGAAACCATGTCGATATGGTAACAATTGTACTCGAATTGGTTGTAGGTTTCGACATATTGGTAGAGATCCAg aaACAATAACAACGCCACCAGTGACACCACCCACAACAACTTCAACACCTGTCTCAACAGCCGCAACACCGCCTAGTCATTTGTACTATTCTCATTCATGGATTCcacataatatagaaatttctttgGATACTAATGGTGAATTATTCGTGGAAAAGATCAGCAGTTCGAAAAATGATTCTAACGAAAGTAGTAAATCGACTGATGATGTCATAGTAGAAAATGGACAAGGTGATAGTAAGATACAAGATTCTGAGATTTCTGGAAATAATTCCGAAGACAAAATGACTGAAAATCATGTTATTGCGGAAttagatgatgatgatgatatggagaaagagaataaaattgatgataatctaaataaaataagcaaaattCAATACAGTCTTAATGCTGTTGTTTGTTACATCGATGACAAGAGTAACGAAGATAGAAGAAACATCGTTGCATTATTGCGAGTTGGACCAAATTATCATGAACGATCAGTAGGCAGTGCAGTGTCGCAATGGtacatttttaatgatttttg TATATCTGCAGTGACACCGCAAGAAGCGGTTTGGTTTAATCTTGATTGGAAAGTTCCATGTGTTCTTCATTATACAGCTGTGCCAGCTCCCGAACCAGTACCGTTTGTCAGTCCTCTTACTTATGATGTATTTGGTGAAGATAAATGCATTGCTCGCAGTGGAGGAACAAGGGGTATTACATTCACTCCATTGAGTTCCGATGAAATGCCTAAAAAag gagAATTAGTTGGAATTGATGCAGAATTTGTAACTTTAAATCAGGAGGAAGCTGAGCTTCGAAGCGATGGAAAAATGTCTACTATTAAACCAAGTCATATGTCTGTTGCACGTATAACTTGTATACGTGg TCAAGGTCCTTTAGAGGGAACTCCCTTCATAGATGACTATATAAGTACTCAGGAACAGGTAGTAGATTACCTGACAAAATTCAGTGGAATTCAGCCTGGTGACTTGGATGCGAACTTCAGTAGTAAACATTTAACTACTCTGAAGTCAACATACCAAAAATTACGATTTCTCGTTGATAATGGAATTATGTTTGTTGGGCATGGTTTGAAGAATGATTTtag GGTAATAAATTTAGTCGTACCACCTGAGCAAATTGTAGATACAgtattgttatttcatttacCTCATCATCGTATGGTATCATTGCGTTTTCTTACATGGCATTttttggggaaaaaaattcaatcagaAACACATGATTCTACTGAAGATGCTAGAGCTGCTCTTGAATTATATCGCAAGTACAAAGAATTGGAGAGTTCTGGAAAACTCTCTGAATCGTTAAAAGAGCTTTATAAAGTTGGCAATCAATTACAATGGAAA GTTCCGGATAGCTGA
- the LOC724505 gene encoding PAN2-PAN3 deadenylation complex catalytic subunit PAN2 isoform X1 — translation MDYPVLGHYDPSVEATADSGGDEQELLWEETNYILPGDEYVPATEQFGEDFSVAEFHETRTLLADGGDRFGVSTATFDNVEELMWMGNQGGHVTSYYGSGLQKYTSFQVHATQEVRHIHPLDEGILVLTQSLLRCQLRRGIPIFSHTSSNMIDMQCMLQISPTRLLMGGHQEKIIDFNLTRGKETGLVHVGENGCAILRQHSRLICCGNPVGRIDLRDPNTLSIEHTFDTHSASLSDFDVQGNYLVTCGFSNSRQGLSVDRFLMAYDLRQMRALSPVTTLVYPLLLKFLPSYSSRLAVVSPLGQMQLLDTIYANVQPAMTCLYQVATGCAMILSFDVSSTSQCLCFGDSAGSIHLMSTNTPEPQFNTFSRPTEFADPVESIQSISFNDDVTPLSTIPIMYTGHPLLSDWPEEYLKKVYRKTPSIDPEILRTMKMQGTIGYAPNPQAFRRNQIPYNLEKRRGVVTKLFAGDSRSKTDDGTFVAIPKRYRKIEVKYSRLGYDEFDFDQYNRTSFCGLEATLPNSYCNAMLQLLYFCEPVRIALLSHSCQREFCLSCELGFLFHMLDTSRGLPCQAANFLRAFRTVPEAAALGLILSDLHPEAKRKTNLVRLIQSWNRFILHQIHYEVLETRKRQKEEEEAARLKSGPKCPPFVYNEQDFPSILQDIGSRYRSHAEERKKRRKQEGDGKYMWITSKDKNNKKSIEENEIRDEETEVSRLFGSEQMHIHCCLKCGQEATKHSIMLLCNLVYPELTHPSEEVPFTNVLARSLRPEKITPAWCDNCQKFTPTLQSRQLTKLPQILALNCGLDTQQDKSFWQQQMDIVVQKVLNGKESSPSSSPIPITVKPCRYGNNCTRIGCRFRHIGRDPETITTPPVTPPTTTSTPVSTAATPPSHLYYSHSWIPHNIEISLDTNGELFVEKISSSKNDSNESSKSTDDVIVENGQGDSKIQDSEISGNNSEDKMTENHVIAELDDDDDMEKENKIDDNLNKISKIQYSLNAVVCYIDDKSNEDRRNIVALLRVGPNYHERSVGSAVSQWYIFNDFCISAVTPQEAVWFNLDWKVPCVLHYTAVPAPEPVPFVSPLTYDVFGEDKCIARSGGTRGITFTPLSSDEMPKKGELVGIDAEFVTLNQEEAELRSDGKMSTIKPSHMSVARITCIRGQGPLEGTPFIDDYISTQEQVVDYLTKFSGIQPGDLDANFSSKHLTTLKSTYQKLRFLVDNGIMFVGHGLKNDFRVINLVVPPEQIVDTVLLFHLPHHRMVSLRFLTWHFLGKKIQSETHDSTEDARAALELYRKYKELESSGKLSESLKELYKVGNQLQWKVPDS, via the exons ATGGACTACCCGGTTTTGGGCCACTACGACCCGTCCGTAGAGGCCACGGCCGATAGTGGCGGTGATGAACAAGAATTACTTT GGgaagaaacaaattatattttacctgGTGATGAATATGTACCTGCAACAGAACAATTTGGAGAAGATTTTTCAGTGGCTGAATTTCATGAAACTCGTACTTTACTTGCTGATGGGGGGGATAGATTTGGAGTTTCTACTGCCACTTTCGATAATGTTGAAGAACTTATGTGGATGGGAAATCAAGGG gGTCACGTGACATCTTATTATGGATCtggtttacaaaaatatacctCATTCCAAGTTCATGCCACGCAAGAGGTTCGGCATATTCATCCATTAGATGAAGGAATATTAGTTCTGACACAGAGTTTATTAAGATGTCAATTAAGACGTGGCATACCAATATTTTCACATAc ATCATCAAATATGATTGATATGCAATGTATGCTTCAAATCTCACCAACAAGATTACTTATGGGGGGAcatcaagaaaaaataatcgattttaatttgacTAGAGGAAAAGAGACTGGATTA gtACATGTAGGGGAAAATGGTTGTGCAATTTTAAGGCAGCATAGCAGACTTATTTGTTGTGGTAATCCTGTGGGAAGAATTGATCTCAGGGATCCAAATACATTATCAATAGAACATACTTTTGATACTCATAGTGCATCTCTCAGTGATTTTGATGTTCAAGGAAATTATCTTGTTACTTGTGGCTTTAGTAATAG ccGTCAGGGTCTATCAgtagatagatttttaatggCATATGATTTGAGACAAATGAGAGCATTAAGTCCTGTTACAACTTTAGTATATCCCCTTCTATTAAAGTTCCTACCCAGCTATTCCAGCCGTTTAGCTGTTGTATCACCATTGGGACAAATGCAACTTCTTGATACTATCTATGCTAATGTACAGCCAGCCATGACATGTTTATATCAG GTAGCAACTGGTTGTGCAATGATATTATCATTTGATGTATCTTCTACATCTCAATGTCTATGCTTTGGAGATTCAGCAGGTTCTATACATCTTATGTCTACGAATACGCCTGAACCccaatttaatacattttctcG gCCAACTGAATTTGCTGATCCAGTTGAATCAATTCAATCTATATCATTTAATGATGATGTTACACCATTAAGTACAATACCTATTATGTATACCGGGCACCCATTATTAAGTGATTGGCCagaggaatatttaaaaaaagtttatag gAAAACACCATCAATCGATCCTGAAATATTACGTACGATGAAGATGCAAGGAACTATAGGTTATGCCCCAAATCCTCAGGCATTTCGCAGAAATCAA ATACCTTACAATTTGGAAAAACGACGGGGAGTAGTCACAAAGCTTTTCGCGGGGGACTCACGATCTAAAACAGATGACGGCACCTTTGTGGCCATACCTAAGCGTTATCGTAAAATCGAGGTGAAATATTCACGTCTCGGTTACGATGAATTCGATTTTGATCAGTATAATCGCACCAGCTTCTGCGGTCTTGAAGCCACGCTTCCCAACAGCTATTGTAACGCTATGTTGCAG TTACTTTACTTTTGTGAACCTGTGAGAATAGCGTTGCTTTCTCATTCGTGCCAAAGAGAATTCTGCCTGTCTTGTGAGCTAGGATTCCTGTTTCACATGTTGGATACATCTCGAGGATTGCCATGTCAAGCTGCTAATTTTCTTCGAGCTTTTAGAACAGTACCTGAAGCGGCAGCTTTGGGACTTATACTCAGTGATCTCCATCCGGAGgcgaaaaggaaaacaaatttGGTACGATTAATACAG agTTGGAACAGATTTATATTGCATCAGATTCATTATGAAGTTTTGGAAACAAGAAAACGacaaaaagaggaagaagaagctgCTCGATTAAAATCAGGACCAAAATGTCCGCCGTTTGTTTATAATGAACAGGATTTTCCTAGCATTTTGCAAGATATTGGATCTCGATATAGAAGTCAtgcggaagaaagaaaaaaaagaagaaagcaaGAGGGGGATGGTAAATATATGTGGATCACATCGAAAG ataaaaacaacaaaaaatcGATTGAAGAAAATGAGATACGAGATGAAGAGACAGAAGTCAGTCGTTTGTTTGGATCTGAACAAATGCACATACACTGTTGTCTCAAATGTGGGCAAGAAGCTACGAAACATTCCATCATGTTGTTGTGCAACTTAGTTTATCCAGAATTAACACATCCTT cAGAGGAGGTTCCGTTTACAAATGTTCTTGCCCGCAGTTTAAGACCTGAGAAAATTACACCTGCATGGTGTGataattgtcaaaaatttaCACCCACCCTTCAATCTCGACAATTGACTAAACTACCTCAAATATTGGCTCTGAATTGTGGTTTAGATACACAACAG GACAAATCATTTTGGCAACAGCAAATGGATATAGTCGttcaaaaagtattaaatggaaaagaaagtaGTCCATCTTCAAGTCCTATTCCTATTACTGTGAAACCATGTCGATATGGTAACAATTGTACTCGAATTGGTTGTAGGTTTCGACATATTGGTAGAGATCCAg aaACAATAACAACGCCACCAGTGACACCACCCACAACAACTTCAACACCTGTCTCAACAGCCGCAACACCGCCTAGTCATTTGTACTATTCTCATTCATGGATTCcacataatatagaaatttctttgGATACTAATGGTGAATTATTCGTGGAAAAGATCAGCAGTTCGAAAAATGATTCTAACGAAAGTAGTAAATCGACTGATGATGTCATAGTAGAAAATGGACAAGGTGATAGTAAGATACAAGATTCTGAGATTTCTGGAAATAATTCCGAAGACAAAATGACTGAAAATCATGTTATTGCGGAAttagatgatgatgatgatatggagaaagagaataaaattgatgataatctaaataaaataagcaaaattCAATACAGTCTTAATGCTGTTGTTTGTTACATCGATGACAAGAGTAACGAAGATAGAAGAAACATCGTTGCATTATTGCGAGTTGGACCAAATTATCATGAACGATCAGTAGGCAGTGCAGTGTCGCAATGGtacatttttaatgatttttg TATATCTGCAGTGACACCGCAAGAAGCGGTTTGGTTTAATCTTGATTGGAAAGTTCCATGTGTTCTTCATTATACAGCTGTGCCAGCTCCCGAACCAGTACCGTTTGTCAGTCCTCTTACTTATGATGTATTTGGTGAAGATAAATGCATTGCTCGCAGTGGAGGAACAAGGGGTATTACATTCACTCCATTGAGTTCCGATGAAATGCCTAAAAAag gagAATTAGTTGGAATTGATGCAGAATTTGTAACTTTAAATCAGGAGGAAGCTGAGCTTCGAAGCGATGGAAAAATGTCTACTATTAAACCAAGTCATATGTCTGTTGCACGTATAACTTGTATACGTGg TCAAGGTCCTTTAGAGGGAACTCCCTTCATAGATGACTATATAAGTACTCAGGAACAGGTAGTAGATTACCTGACAAAATTCAGTGGAATTCAGCCTGGTGACTTGGATGCGAACTTCAGTAGTAAACATTTAACTACTCTGAAGTCAACATACCAAAAATTACGATTTCTCGTTGATAATGGAATTATGTTTGTTGGGCATGGTTTGAAGAATGATTTtag GGTAATAAATTTAGTCGTACCACCTGAGCAAATTGTAGATACAgtattgttatttcatttacCTCATCATCGTATGGTATCATTGCGTTTTCTTACATGGCATTttttggggaaaaaaattcaatcagaAACACATGATTCTACTGAAGATGCTAGAGCTGCTCTTGAATTATATCGCAAGTACAAAGAATTGGAGAGTTCTGGAAAACTCTCTGAATCGTTAAAAGAGCTTTATAAAGTTGGCAATCAATTACAATGGAAA GTTCCGGATAGCTGA